A genome region from Coffea arabica cultivar ET-39 chromosome 7e, Coffea Arabica ET-39 HiFi, whole genome shotgun sequence includes the following:
- the LOC113702421 gene encoding O-fucosyltransferase 31-like has product MGRYPPRQNNRRGAMPILFVLLLPILFPSLFTPLSHASPSIISEWNTPKPRHSRLLKGALQRETSLEQQSELWTPLPKQEWKTCKVLGIASRLPESSEGYIQVFLDGGLNQQRMGICDAVAVAKILNATLVIPYLEVNPVWQDSSTFMEIFDVDHFISVLKDDIRVVKELPDEYSWSTREYYAAAIRSTRIKTAPVRASAHWYLENVLPVLQSYGVAAIAPFSHRLDFDNMPMEIQRLRCKVNFQALVFVPHIRALGDALVSRLRYSPSRNEMVGDNYIREVSGSRDDQAAGKFVVLHLRFDKDMAAHSACDFGGGKAEKLALAKYRQVIWQGRVLNSQFTDEELRSQGRCPLTPEEIGLVLAALGFDNNTRLYLASHKVYGGEARISTLRSLFPLMEDKKSLASSEERVKIKGKASLLAAVDYYVSMHSDIFVSASPGNMHNAMVGHRTYINMKTIRPNMALLGPLFLNKNLTWPEFQEAIIEGHKNRQGIIRLRKKEQSLYTYPAPDCMCQA; this is encoded by the exons ATGGGACGCTATCCCCCTCGTCAGAACAACAGAAGAGGAGCTATGCCTATTCTTTTTGTGTTGCTTCTTCCTATTTTATTTCCTAGTCTTTTTACCCCTTTGAGCCATGCTTCACCATCCATTATCTCG GAGTGGAATACTCCAAAACCTAGGCATTCACGTCTACTCAAGGGTGCTTTGCAGCGTGAAACT TCACTTGAGCAGCAGTCTGAATTATGGACACCATTGcctaaacaagaatggaaaacgTGCAAAGTCTTGGGCATAGCATCAA gATTGCCTGAATCATCAGAAGGTTACATTCAGGTGTTCCTAGATGGCGGACTGAATCAGCAGAGAATGGGG ATTTGTGATGCTGTTGCTGTtgcaaaaattctgaatgcAACCCTTGTTATCCCTTATCTGGAAGTCAACCCTGTTTGGCAAGATTCAAG CACATTTATGGAAATCTTTGATGTGGATCACTTCATCAGCGTACTTAAAGATGATATTCGTGTAGTTAAGGAGTTGCCTGATGAATACTCATGGAGCACTCGGGAGTATTATGCTGCAGCCATTCGATCTACCAGAATTAAAACAGCTCCTGTTCGTGCTTCAGCTCATTGGTATCTGGAGAATGTCTTGCCTGTCCTGCAAAG CTACGGGGTTGCCGCAATCGCTCCATTTTCTCACCGATTGGACTTTGACAACATGCCTATGGAAATCCAACGCTTGCGCTGCAAAGTGAACTTTCAAGCCTTAGTTTTTGTGCCTCACATCAGAGCTCTTGGAGACGCTCTCGTCAGTCGCCTAAGGTATTCCCCTAGCAGGAATGAGATGGTGGGTGATAACTACATCAGGGAGGTTAGTGGTTCTAGAGACGACCAGGCAGCAGGGAAGTTTGTTGTCCTACATCTTCGGTTTGATAAG GATATGGCTGCTCATTCAGCTTGTGATTTTGGAGGGGGCAAGGCTGAAAAACTGGCTTTGGCAAAGTATCGCCAAGTAATATGGCAAGGAAGGGTCTTGAATTCTCAATTTACTGATGAGGAGTTGAGAAGTCAGGGGCGGTGCCCACTGACACCAGAAGAGATTGGACTTGTGCTTGCAGCTTTGGGATTTGACAACAATACCCGCCTATATCTGGCATCCCATAAG GTCTATGGTGGCGAAGCCAGGATTTCAACCCTACGAAGCTTGTTCCCGCTTATGGAAGATAAGAAGAGCCTTGCGTCTTCAGAGGAAAGAGTCAAGATTAAAGGAAAAGCTTCCTTATTAGCTGCGGTTGATTACTATGTCAGCATGCACAGCGATATATTTGTTTCTGCTTCTCCAGGAAATATGCACAATGCCATG GTGGGACATCGAACTTATATCAATATGAAGACCATAAGGCCTAACATGGCATTGTTAGGCCCTCTCTTCCTAAATAAAAACCTGACTTGGCCTGAGTTCCAAGAGGCAATAATTGAAGGCCATAAAAATAGACAAGGGATTATCAGACTACGCAAGAAAGAGCAGTCCCTTTATACCTATCCTGCTCCTGATTGCATGTGCCAAGCATAA
- the LOC113702241 gene encoding cysteine-rich receptor-like protein kinase 42, with the protein MQFSSANSVYLASGLIFVLNFFPFLSFANPHFHEAGLICGQNIAPINTSYNIPRSSEVVEEIESEVGDEIESLVINNGWGLYAGNKTNISFYALAQCYQDIAPVDCYFCYLTSQDIRNDACGRAASGRVYMDGCFLRFDNYNFFNESVDTTKGISNCSSRSAGVLSVEDVGNFGKNVVKLIDKVTSVALKNGGFAVKGLNGVFGLAQCWKTLSDQGCKECLTKASQNAIGCLPSREGRGMDAGCYLRYSTVKFYNDPPKTITGPSTWGKRVAIGSSVVAFSMLSLFAAYAFYARFKKSIQEQRKLARISHAYKKSYLYFKYEILEKATNYFDPRMKIGQGGAGSVYIGTLPDGKVIAVKRLFFSTSRWVEEFFNEVDLINGIQHKNLVKFLGCSIEGPESLLVYEFVPNKSLDHYLFDKNRIKILSWKERFQIIIGTAEGIAFLHGGAGIRIVHRDIKSSNVLLDEDFSPKVADFGLARHFAEDKTHLSTELAGTLGYMAPEYLVKGQLTEKADVFSFGILVLEIVCGRKHNYASKEDSGSLLQTVWTFYQADKLEELVDPCLKGNFPALEAGNVLKIGLLCGQASATSRPSMVEVVQMLTVPNCAIPEPNQPPFLNSNSSFPAANPSRLWKLSIDLRLEDYPGSMKLKC; encoded by the exons ATGCAGTTCTCAAGCgcaaattctgtttatttggcTTCAGGGCTGATCTTCGTCCTGAATTTTTTCCCATTCCTCTCATTTGCTAATCCTCATTTTCACGAAGCTGGCCTGATTTGTGGCCAGAATATAGCACCGATAAACACCAGCTACAACATTCCCCGTTCTTCTGAAGTGGTGGAAGAGATAGAATCTGAAGTGGGGGACGAGATAGAATCTCTTGTGATTAATAATGGTTGGGGCCTTTATGCAGGGAACAAGACAAACATATCCTTCTATGCCTTAGCCCAATGTTACCAAGATATTGCTCCGGTTGATTGCTATTTTTGCTACCTAACGAGTCAAGATATTAGAAATGATGCTTGCGGCCGTGCAGCATCAGGTCGAGTTTATATGGACGGATGTTTCCTGCGTTTTGACAACTACAACTTCTTTAATGAAAGCGTTGATACGACAAAAGGTATATCAAATTGTAGCAGCCGATCAGCTGGTGTTTTGAGTGTCGAAGATGTCGGGaattttggaaagaatgtgGTAAAGTTGATTGATAAAGTAACTTCAGTTGCTTTGAAGAATGGAGGGTTTGCTGTAAAGGGGTTGAATGGAGTGTTTGGCTTGGCGCAGTGTTGGAAGACTTTAAGCGATCAAGGGTGTAAAGAATGTTTAACGAAGGCAAGTCAAAATGCTATAGGGTGTTTGCCTAGCCGGGAAGGCCGTGGGATGGACGCTGGTTGTTATTTGAGGTATTCGACTGTGAAATTCTATAATGACCCGCCTAAGACTATTACCG GACCCTCAACATGGGGAAAAAGAGTGGCTATAGGCTCGTCTGTTGTGGCCTTCTCTATGCTCTCTCTTTTCGCTGCCTATGCATTCTACGCAAGATTCAAAAAATCCATTCAAG AACAGAGAAAATTAGCCCGAATTTCACATGCATACAAGAAGTCATATTTGTACTTCAAATATGAAATCTTAGAGAAGGCAACAAACTATTTCGATCCCAGAATGAAAATAGGCCAAGGAGGAGCTGGTTCCGTATATATAGGAACTCTTCCGGATGGAAAAGTAATTGCTGTTAAGAGGTTGTTCTTTAGTACCAGTCGATGGGTTGAAGAGTTCTTCAATGAGGTGGATCTGATCAATGGAATTCAGCACAAAAACCTCGTCAAGTTTTTGGGTTGTAGCATTGAAGGTCCTGAGAGCTTGCTGGTTTACGAGTTTGTGCCCAACAAGAGCCTCGATCACTACCTCTTTG ATAAAAACAGAATTAAGATTCTAAGTTGGAAGGAGCGATTCCAAATTATAATTGGAACAGCTGAAGGGATAGCTTTTCTTCATGGAGGAGCCGGGATCAGAATTGTCCACAGGGACATAAAAAGCAGCAACGTGCTTCTTGATGAGGATTTTTCTCCTAAAGTTGCAGATTTTGGATTGGCTCGGCATTTTGCCGAGGACAAAACTCACCTTAGCACTGAACTTGCAGGGACTTT AGGATACATGGCTCCTGAATACCTTGTCAAAGGACAGCTCACGGAGAAGGCTGATGTATTCAGTTTCGGCATCTTGGTCCTTGAGATCGTCTGTGGTAGAAAGCATAATTATGCTTCCAAGGAAGACTCTGGCTCACTTCTGCAAACG GTTTGGACTTTTTACCAAGCGGATAAACTTGAGGAATTAGTTGATCCttgtttgaaaggaaattttccaGCGCTAGAGGCAGGGAATGTGCTTAAAATTGGGCTTTTGTGCGGTCAAGCTTCTGCAACTTCAAGACCATCTATGGTTGAAGTCGTTCAAATGCTTACAGTTCCTAATTGTGCCATTCCTGAACCAAATCAACCGCCATTTCTAAATTCTAACAGCAGTTTTCCGGCAGCCAATCCCAGCAG GTTGTGGAAGCTGAGTATAGATTTGCGCCTTGAAGATTATCCGGGAAGTATGAAGTTAAAATGTTGA
- the LOC140011227 gene encoding zinc finger BED domain-containing protein RICESLEEPER 4-like, with amino-acid sequence MESDTGPSTGGSRLAVVPQGLDGCSPPEISSIPQLSNVGSSSPILLDSPVFVSNNTTPNPKIHVTDQGTEKTPVENEGTQVNAMEKNVTEGEQDKGDDEFHIPKRSKTSQVWDDFEEIEENGTFYATCVHCRKKLSRGKSKQTSSMLRHRISCSARKVHLRMVAQQTKLNFQPADEIFSTLLALHTGKFDMEAMREATAHWVLMHEHPFTILEEESFNIMMRRGMPEWQKISRGTAKNDCVTVYEVEKKKLKNKLKHVQKIDNASNNDVAIRLLKDDFSRSKKLLCGGKPFHVRCCAHILNLVVQDDLSKIVDITNNIRESVKFVNRSEGRALLFAEIAQQLRIPGKKLLYDCRTRWNAIFEMLNCAIKFRDIFPRFQDREPLYDFCPSPDDWD; translated from the exons atgGAAAGTGACACTGGCCCTTCTACTGGTGGTTCAAGATTAGCTGTTGTACCTCAGGGACTAG ATGGATGTAGTCCGCCTGAGATTTCTTCTATCCCTCAGCTATCAAATGTTGGTTCATCCTCTCCAATATTGctcgatagtcctgtttttgtTAGCAACAACACAACTCCAAATCCAAAAATACATGTGACTGATCAAGGAACTGAAAAAACTCCAGTTGAGAATGAAGGAACACAAGTGAATGCTATGGAGAAAAATGTAACAGAAGGAGAGCAAGATAAAGGTGATGATGaatttcatattccaaaaagaAGTAAAACATCACAAGTTTGGGATgactttgaagaaattgaagaaaatggcACTTTCTATGCCACGTGCGTCCATTGTAGGAAAAAACTTTCAAGGGGCAAATCTAAGCAAACTTCAAGCATGTTAAGGCATAGGATTTCGTGTTCAGCTAGAAAAGTACATCTTAGAATGGTAGCACAGCAAACAAAACTAAATTTCCAGCCAGCTGATGAGATATTTTCGACTTTGCTGGCATTACATACTGGTAAGTTTGATATGGAGGCAATGAGAGAGGCTACTGCACATTGGGTGTTAATGCATGAGCATCCATTCACTATCTTGGAGGAAGAAAGTTTTAACATCATGATGAGACGGGGTATGCCAGAGTGGCAAAAGATCTCCCGGGGAACAGCAAAAAATGATTGCGTGACAGTCTATGAAGTTGAAAAGAAGAAGTTAAAAAATAAGTTGAAGCATGTGCAAAAAA TCGATAATGCCTCCAATAACGATGTTGCTATCCGACTTTTGAAGGATGACTTCTCTAGATCAAAAAAGCTGCTATGTGGAGGCAAACCTTTTCATGTTCGATGTTGTGCACACATCTTGAACCTTGTGGTTCAAGATGACCTTTCCAAGATAGTGGACATCACCAACAATATTAGGGAAAGTGTGAAATTTGTCAATCGCTCCGAGGGAAGAGCTTTGCTGTTTGCTGAAATTGCCCAACAGCTCCGAATACCTGGAAAAAAATTGCTTTATGATTGTCGGACTAGATGGAATGCCATTTTCGAGATGCTGAATTGTGCCATCAAATTTAGAGATATTTTTCCCCGCTTTCAAGATAGAGAGCCACTTTATGATTTTTGCCCATCTCCTGATGATTGGGATTAA
- the LOC140011228 gene encoding zinc finger BED domain-containing protein RICESLEEPER 2-like gives MSGIDYPTSNLFLQEVAKIKKILDAQVNNEDDFIRTMVTKMKSKFDKYWGDCNLLMAIAAILDPRQKMRVVEFAYPQMYLPFQTQEHISNVRKVLFDLYEKYVALMASIEGRAMEDCSLEGRRKNAPASSSWDDFDVYCDEVETNEPLKSELVDYLDKPRQKTGADLKAFDCLEW, from the coding sequence ATGTCTGGGATTGATTATCCTACAAGCAACTTGTTCCTTCAAGAGGTggcaaaaattaagaaaattttagaTGCTCAAGTCAACAATGAAGACGACTTCATCCGGACCATGGTAACAAAGATGAAATCCAAGTTTGATAAATATTGGGGTGACTGTAATTTGCTAATGGCAATTGCTGCCATTTTAGATCCGAGACAGAAAATGCGAGTTGTAGAGTTCGCATACCCTCAAATGTATCTTCCTTTCCAAACTCAAGAGCATATTTCAAATGTTCGAAAAGTCCTATTTGATCTTTATGAGAAATATGTTGCTTTAATGGCAAGTATAGAAGGAAGAGCAATGGAAGATTGTTCTTTAGAAGGGCGGCGAAAAAATGCACCAGCTTCTTCTTCTTGGGATGATTTCGATGTCTACTGTGATGAAGTTGAGACTAACGAACCCCTTAAGTCGGAACTGGTTGATTATTTAGATAAGCCTCGCCAAAAGACTGGAGCAGAcctgaaagcatttgattgcttggAATGGTGA
- the LOC113702242 gene encoding very-long-chain (3R)-3-hydroxyacyl-CoA dehydratase PASTICCINO 2-like, with the protein MAGVLSGLKRLYLTIYNWTVFVGWLQVFFLAVKTLKESGHQHVYDAVEKPLLLAQSAAILEIIHGLVGLVRSPVSATLPQIGSRLYVAWGILWSFPEVRTHVLVSSLVISWSITEIIRYSFFGTKEAFGSAPSWLLWLRYSTFLLLYPTGITSEVGLIYNALPFIKESAKYSVLMPNKWNFSFDYYYAAFVVLGVYVPGSPHMYTYMLGQRKKALSKSKKE; encoded by the exons ATGGCAGGGGTTTTATCAGGTCTGAAACGCCTATACCTCACCATTTACAATTGGACCGTCTTCGTCGGATG GCTGCAGGTGTTTTTTCTAGCTGTGAAGACTCTCAAGGAGTCGGGGCACCAACACGTCTACGATGCCGTTGAGAAGCCTCTGCTTCTAGCTCAATCTGCTGCCATCTTAGAG ATAATTCATGGTCTAGTTG GCTTGGTTAGATCTCCAGTTTCTGCGACGCTGCCACAGATTGGTTCAAGGTTATATGTAGCTTGGGGAATTTTGTGGAGCTTTCCTGAG GTTAGGACTCATGTACTTGTTAGCAGTTTGGTCATTAGCTGGTCTATCACTGAG ATTATCCGATATTCATTTTTTGGGACAAAGGAAGCCTTTGGCTCTGCACCTTCATGGCTTTTGTGGCTTAG GTATAGCACCTTCCTCTTGCTGTACCCAACGGGCATCACGAGTGAGGTCGGTTTAATATACAATGCCTTACCTTTTATCAAG GAATCCGCAAAATATTCTGTATTGATGCCCAACAAGTGGAACTTCTCATTTGATTACTATTATGCTGCATTTGTTGTTCTTGGTGTTTATGTGCCAG GCAGTCCTCACATGTATACCTATATGCTTGGGCAAAGGAAGAAAGCTCTCTCCAAATCAAAAAAGGAGTAG